CTGTTCGGAGCCGATGTGCAGGTGCGCTTCCGCCCCTCTTTCTTCCCCTTCACCGAGCCCAGCGCCGAAATTGACATTACTTGCCTGATTTGCAAAGGCAAGGGCTGCAACATCTGCAAGCAAACCGGCTGGGTAGAAATTGGCGGCTGCGGCATGGTAGACCCCGCCGTGCTGGAGCAGTCCGGCATTGATGCGGAACGCTACTCCGGCTACGCCTGGGGCATGGGCATTGAGCGCATTGCCATGCTCAAGTACCAGATTAAAGACCTGCGCCTGTTCACGGAAAACGACATGCGTTTCCTGCGCCAGTTTGAAGGCGTGCAATAAACTACGTTGAGCTAAGTTCTTCTGAAATAACGCCTGCTTTCTATGTCTGATTCCTCTGCCCAACCCCTCAGCGCCACCAACCAGCAACCCGGCATTACTACCATTGCTATTGTGGGCGCGGGCACCATGGGGCTGGGCATTGCGCAGGTGTGCGTGCAGCACGGCTTTCCCACCATCCTCTTCGATATCAACGAAGCAGTATTAACGAAAGCCCAGCAGAGCATTGCGGCCGGCCTGAGCAAGCTGGTGGACAAAGGCAAGCTAACTGCTGAAGAGCGGGAAGCAGCCCTGGCCCGCCTGCGCCCTACCACCGACCTTTCCACCGTGCAGGCCGACCTGATTGTGGAAGCCGTGGTGGAGAAGCTCAGCGTGAAGCACCAGCTGTTTCAGGAGCTGGCGGCGCTGAACCCGCCCACCACTATTCTGGCATCTAACACCTCGTCGTTGCCAATCACCCGGCTAGCGGCGCCCATTCAGCACCCCGAGCGGGTGGTGGGCATGCACTTCTTTAACCCGGCGCCGCTTATGCCGCTGGTGGAGGTTATCAGCGGAGTAGCCACGGCTCCGGCCGTAGCCGATGCGGTGTTTGCCCTGGCGGAGAAACTGGGCAAAAAGCCCGTGCGGGCGGCCGATGCGCCCGGTTTTATTGTAAACCGGGTGGCCCGCCATTTCTACGTGGAGGGCCTCAAGATTGTGGAAGAGCAGGTAGCGTCTTTTCAGGTGGTGGATGAGCTCATGGAAGCCACCGGTTTCCGCATGGGGCCCTTCCGCCTGATGGACCTGATTGGTGTAGACACCAACTTCTCCGTTACCTCCGCCATGTTTGAGGCCTTCCACTTCGACCCTAAATTCCGCCCCAGCCGTATTCAGCAGCAGAAAGTAGATGCCGGCCAGCACGGCCGCAAAACCGGCCGAGGATTTTATGACTACTCCTGATTTCCGCCTTTTCAAGCGTTTTGCCTGCCTGCTGAGTGGGGCATTGCTACTGGCCGCCTGCGGCTCTAATGGCTCTGAGGCCGAGCCCCAGATTCCCCTGGCCGTAGTCAATGAGGTCATCAACCTGACCAACCAGGAGTACCAGCAGCTACGCTTCGACCGCGGGGCCGTAGAGCACGATGGTGGCGTGCGGGGATTGATTATCGTTCGGCA
The Hymenobacter sp. DG25B genome window above contains:
- a CDS encoding 3-hydroxyacyl-CoA dehydrogenase NAD-binding domain-containing protein produces the protein MSDSSAQPLSATNQQPGITTIAIVGAGTMGLGIAQVCVQHGFPTILFDINEAVLTKAQQSIAAGLSKLVDKGKLTAEEREAALARLRPTTDLSTVQADLIVEAVVEKLSVKHQLFQELAALNPPTTILASNTSSLPITRLAAPIQHPERVVGMHFFNPAPLMPLVEVISGVATAPAVADAVFALAEKLGKKPVRAADAPGFIVNRVARHFYVEGLKIVEEQVASFQVVDELMEATGFRMGPFRLMDLIGVDTNFSVTSAMFEAFHFDPKFRPSRIQQQKVDAGQHGRKTGRGFYDYS